One genomic segment of Pseudoalteromonas sp. GCY includes these proteins:
- a CDS encoding DUF2897 family protein, which translates to MGNQLETWQVILIIVGVLGVIWSNIALLKYSAKFEMKKKIDEQTAPFDKDKVTSKNNRPQNNPKKDED; encoded by the coding sequence ATGGGTAATCAATTAGAGACATGGCAAGTGATCTTGATCATTGTTGGCGTGTTAGGGGTGATTTGGAGCAATATTGCGTTATTAAAGTATTCCGCCAAATTTGAAATGAAAAAGAAAATCGACGAGCAGACGGCGCCTTTTGACAAAGATAAGGTAACGTCCAAAAACAACAGGCCTCAAAATAATCCAAAAAAGGATGAAGATTGA
- a CDS encoding ankyrin repeat domain-containing protein: protein MEQVLIWPAQYPMLLKGLIEQNGAYILDAIEAWPNCQQMKDEQGVTTTVLPPLFYLAWLRPLEPFEACYFQHIDDYDDKQRQYVNSVIQHIEENDTDQDELIKTLIQRLGQYSNIQAQIQDQNQSFVELLCSKQYEKTLIWLMEMGVKFSAKEIVSLWCNSSQETHTALLTHLDTCLLDRAATAKLATDSLLDGQLTFELLCAMCDKDEVTSLLEQALLFQLTQQQVKQSAIITLVTQGAKGTARDSSGRSAIMLAVENGFVSAVETMLPHHNVNELDESGRNLMHYAAASNSAAMIEMIFEHGDDPTLADIHGDTPYRVAMKNQALTSKQTFEQHGIIELSNEAKYQKIKTVHILYAFAAILLPLQLFLFFTDEVDEKTIATLVTTAASIAIFVFAKRKRSNPLYPNSSTPWSLIGVNALAWLSIGVQVLFSVLVLIAVLSLQ from the coding sequence ATGGAACAAGTGTTAATTTGGCCTGCCCAGTATCCCATGCTGTTAAAGGGGTTAATCGAACAAAACGGTGCTTACATTCTAGATGCCATAGAGGCATGGCCGAATTGCCAACAAATGAAAGATGAGCAGGGCGTAACGACCACTGTTCTACCTCCTTTATTTTACCTCGCTTGGTTACGACCGCTAGAGCCGTTCGAAGCCTGTTATTTTCAGCATATTGATGACTATGACGATAAACAGCGTCAATACGTTAATAGCGTAATTCAACACATTGAGGAAAATGATACTGATCAGGATGAGCTAATAAAAACACTTATTCAGCGTCTTGGTCAATACTCGAATATTCAAGCCCAAATACAAGACCAAAATCAATCGTTTGTTGAACTGCTTTGTAGCAAACAGTATGAAAAGACCTTGATTTGGTTAATGGAAATGGGAGTGAAATTTAGCGCGAAAGAAATCGTTTCTCTGTGGTGCAATAGTTCGCAAGAAACTCATACCGCCCTGTTAACTCACCTTGATACATGTCTGCTTGACCGGGCCGCCACCGCTAAACTTGCTACGGATAGTTTGTTAGATGGGCAGCTGACTTTTGAGCTGCTTTGTGCCATGTGTGACAAAGACGAGGTGACGAGTCTTTTGGAACAGGCGCTATTGTTCCAGCTAACCCAGCAACAAGTTAAGCAGTCTGCAATTATTACTTTAGTCACACAGGGCGCGAAAGGAACGGCAAGAGATAGCAGTGGGCGATCTGCCATTATGTTAGCGGTTGAAAATGGCTTTGTGAGTGCGGTTGAAACTATGTTGCCACATCACAATGTTAATGAGCTGGATGAGTCGGGCAGGAACTTAATGCACTATGCGGCGGCATCGAACTCTGCTGCTATGATCGAAATGATTTTTGAACATGGTGATGACCCGACGCTTGCGGATATTCATGGTGACACCCCTTACCGTGTGGCTATGAAAAATCAGGCGCTTACTTCTAAGCAAACATTTGAACAGCACGGTATTATCGAGCTTTCTAATGAAGCAAAGTATCAAAAAATAAAAACCGTCCATATTCTTTATGCCTTTGCTGCTATTTTGCTACCACTTCAGTTATTTTTATTTTTTACTGATGAGGTGGATGAAAAAACTATCGCAACACTTGTCACTACGGCTGCTTCTATCGCAATTTTTGTTTTTGCGAAGCGTAAACGCAGTAACCCTCTATACCCAAACAGCTCAACGCCATGGTCACTGATCGGGGTAAATGCGTTAGCATGGCTTAGTATTGGTGTGCAGGTATTGTTTTCAGTATTGGTGTTGATAGCCGTACTCTCGTTGCAGTAG
- a CDS encoding DUF2069 domain-containing protein: MNEIAKKPITRRFQLFALVGYFGLLILMPLWLFVLAPREGYSLGFVFVVYVLPLLLPLKGILQDKPYTYAWANFVVMFYFIHGFTLLWTSPDELLLVLLEIGFATSMFIGCTYYARHRGQELGLKIRKLKEDLADEKAAHEHKEP; this comes from the coding sequence ATGAATGAAATTGCAAAAAAGCCTATCACTAGACGCTTTCAACTCTTTGCGCTAGTCGGGTATTTTGGTCTCCTGATCCTGATGCCACTGTGGCTCTTTGTGCTTGCACCAAGAGAAGGTTACAGCTTGGGCTTTGTCTTTGTGGTGTACGTTTTACCTTTATTACTCCCGCTTAAAGGTATTTTACAGGATAAGCCATACACTTATGCGTGGGCAAACTTTGTCGTGATGTTTTATTTTATCCACGGCTTTACCCTTTTGTGGACATCTCCAGACGAGCTATTGTTAGTCCTGCTAGAGATTGGCTTTGCAACATCCATGTTTATTGGTTGCACTTACTATGCGAGACACAGAGGCCAAGAGTTAGGATTGAAGATCCGCAAGTTAAAAGAAGACCTCGCTGACGAAAAGGCAGCTCACGAACATAAAGAGCCATAA
- the wrbA gene encoding NAD(P)H:quinone oxidoreductase produces MSKILILYHSSHGSVANMAHEFADTIVSQGGEAIVRVFEKRQDHDVVVTKQDLVECDGLAFGTPTRFGMMAAQAKAFWETTSDLWLKGALIDKPACVFSSSSSMHGGNEATLLNLSLPLLHHGMMLLGIPYDVPELLATNMGGTPYGATHVAGSQNNTSLTQTEIKICRAAASRLLHVAEKLT; encoded by the coding sequence ATGAGTAAAATTCTTATTTTATACCACTCCAGTCATGGCTCCGTGGCGAATATGGCGCACGAATTTGCAGACACCATAGTGTCACAAGGCGGTGAAGCTATAGTACGCGTTTTTGAGAAACGTCAAGACCATGATGTGGTAGTAACAAAGCAAGATTTAGTAGAGTGCGACGGTTTGGCGTTTGGCACTCCTACACGCTTTGGTATGATGGCAGCTCAAGCGAAAGCGTTTTGGGAAACCACCAGCGATTTGTGGCTTAAAGGCGCACTCATTGATAAACCAGCCTGCGTATTTTCGTCTTCAAGCAGTATGCACGGTGGCAATGAGGCTACCCTACTTAACCTCTCGTTACCGTTATTACACCACGGCATGATGTTGTTAGGTATCCCCTATGATGTTCCAGAGCTTTTGGCGACCAACATGGGCGGGACGCCCTACGGTGCAACACACGTTGCGGGCAGCCAAAACAATACTTCACTCACTCAAACAGAAATCAAAATTTGTCGTGCAGCAGCGAGTCGACTGCTACACGTCGCGGAAAAGTTAACATGA
- the arsC gene encoding arsenate reductase (glutaredoxin) (This arsenate reductase requires both glutathione and glutaredoxin to convert arsenate to arsenite, after which the efflux transporter formed by ArsA and ArsB can extrude the arsenite from the cell, providing resistance.), which yields MSVEIYHNPRCSKSRETLALLESNGVNPTVIEYLKTPIDSGTLANLLSKLGFSSAHQLVRSKETLYKELGLSKDSDEATLRTTMLENPKLIERPIVVKGDKAAIGRPPESVLDIL from the coding sequence ATGTCAGTAGAAATCTATCACAACCCGCGCTGTTCAAAATCACGTGAAACCTTAGCTTTACTAGAGTCCAATGGCGTTAATCCTACCGTTATTGAATACCTAAAGACGCCAATCGATAGTGGCACTTTGGCTAATTTACTTTCTAAACTTGGATTTAGTTCTGCTCACCAGCTCGTCCGCAGCAAAGAAACGCTCTACAAAGAGCTTGGGCTATCGAAAGACTCGGACGAAGCAACACTGCGCACAACCATGCTTGAAAACCCTAAACTGATTGAGCGTCCTATCGTTGTCAAAGGTGACAAGGCAGCGATTGGTAGACCCCCAGAGTCAGTGCTTGATATCCTGTAA
- a CDS encoding beta-barrel assembly-enhancing protease: MRLKPLLNSIVLTFALATSSSTNAQTELKLPDLGTSALQVLPIEKEQAIGEVMMMQLRSRSPVVGDPVLEEYLTSLGNRLVANANDVRFPFTFFWINNKDINAFAFYGGHVGVHTGLIAQSDNESQLASVIGHEIAHVTQRHLARRVQNAKDNSALTIAGLITGILATVVAPDAGIAILSASQTQSSLNQLTHSRKAEQEADRFGMNTLHKAGFDPYAASEFLTKLSDQIRFKNKPPAFLLTHPLPDSRVSDVRLRAQQFEKKHYPSSLSYALAKSRVLARYYYSEDAGEAFFRNSLKRSAELDKRALQYGLAITLLDQKKYEEAGKLLDELLEKDPNNLFYLDVYTDYLIATEHSGKAVEMLQAQHQLRPNNQVITLNYANAAIKAKQYEVAEQLLKIFLLDKPDHIIARDLLTQAYEAQENKAAYHESKASVYAQYGAFNKAADEVQRALNHVEDKEDIKRTRLKALLSQYRNMQKEIAKL, translated from the coding sequence ATGCGGTTAAAACCCCTATTAAATTCAATCGTTTTAACATTTGCGCTCGCAACATCAAGCAGCACTAATGCACAAACAGAGCTAAAGCTACCAGATTTAGGCACTTCGGCTCTACAAGTACTACCTATTGAAAAAGAGCAAGCGATCGGCGAAGTCATGATGATGCAGCTGCGCTCGCGCTCCCCTGTGGTTGGCGATCCGGTACTTGAAGAGTACTTAACTAGCCTGGGCAATCGCCTCGTCGCCAATGCCAATGACGTACGCTTTCCATTTACCTTTTTTTGGATAAATAACAAAGATATTAATGCCTTCGCTTTTTACGGGGGTCATGTAGGTGTACATACGGGACTCATTGCGCAATCCGATAACGAGAGTCAATTAGCGTCCGTAATTGGCCACGAAATTGCACACGTTACTCAACGCCATTTAGCACGCCGCGTACAAAACGCAAAAGACAACAGTGCCTTGACCATCGCGGGGCTTATTACTGGTATTTTAGCAACCGTTGTTGCCCCAGATGCAGGTATCGCCATTTTATCCGCAAGCCAAACACAATCATCGTTGAACCAACTAACGCATAGCCGAAAAGCAGAGCAAGAAGCCGACCGATTTGGTATGAATACACTACATAAAGCAGGCTTTGACCCCTATGCGGCCAGTGAGTTTTTAACTAAGCTCTCGGATCAAATTCGCTTTAAAAATAAGCCCCCTGCGTTTTTGCTTACGCACCCGTTACCCGACAGCCGAGTATCGGACGTTAGACTTAGAGCACAACAATTCGAGAAAAAGCATTACCCCTCAAGCCTTTCCTACGCGTTAGCTAAAAGCCGTGTGCTTGCTCGATACTATTATTCCGAAGATGCAGGAGAAGCCTTTTTCAGAAATTCTCTAAAGCGCTCAGCAGAACTCGACAAGCGCGCCCTACAATACGGATTAGCAATCACGTTACTCGATCAAAAAAAATACGAGGAAGCTGGCAAACTATTGGATGAGTTGTTAGAAAAAGATCCGAATAACCTGTTTTATCTTGATGTATATACCGATTATTTAATTGCGACAGAGCACTCTGGCAAAGCCGTTGAGATGCTTCAAGCTCAACATCAACTTAGGCCCAATAACCAAGTTATCACGCTGAATTATGCTAATGCCGCCATAAAAGCAAAACAGTATGAAGTTGCCGAGCAATTGCTTAAGATCTTTTTGCTTGATAAACCAGATCATATCATTGCTCGTGATTTACTCACACAAGCCTATGAAGCCCAAGAAAACAAGGCGGCTTACCACGAGTCAAAAGCGAGTGTCTATGCCCAGTACGGTGCATTTAATAAGGCAGCAGACGAAGTACAACGTGCACTCAATCATGTCGAAGACAAAGAGGATATCAAGCGTACAAGGTTAAAGGCACTACTTAGCCAATATCGTAATATGCAAAAAGAAATCGCTAAGCTGTAA
- a CDS encoding AI-2E family transporter produces the protein MFELVKAWYIKKFSDPHSVTLLLMLVATVALLYFFGSYVMPVLVAIVIAYLLEWPVNKLTRVTGSRMLSAVVVMAVFVGVALGLVFGIVPVLWQQLSNLLQESPTMVEEGKDFLLHLPEYYPTLISTTQVQAIVSSVESKLLELGEVIVSASLTSLKDVVAWMIYLVLVPLLAFFMLKDKSELTYGISKIIPKDRKLISQVWYEMDQQIMNYIRGKVFEIVIVGVVSFVTFSILDLRYAALLGTLVGLSVLIPFIGAALVTLPVAAVALFQFGLAPEFWTILIAYGVIQALDGNVLVPLLFSEAVDLNPVYIIVAVLFFGGLWGFWGVFFAIPLASLVKALINAWSSKSEELLAK, from the coding sequence ATGTTTGAGTTAGTAAAAGCGTGGTATATCAAAAAGTTTTCAGATCCACATTCCGTTACTCTATTGCTGATGCTAGTTGCCACGGTTGCTTTACTGTACTTTTTTGGCAGTTACGTCATGCCGGTACTGGTCGCAATTGTGATCGCCTATTTACTGGAATGGCCAGTGAACAAGCTCACCCGAGTGACTGGCAGTAGGATGTTATCAGCAGTAGTCGTAATGGCAGTATTTGTGGGCGTCGCTTTGGGGCTAGTCTTTGGTATCGTTCCTGTTCTGTGGCAACAGTTAAGTAACCTGCTCCAAGAAAGTCCAACCATGGTAGAAGAGGGTAAGGACTTCCTTTTACATTTACCTGAATACTATCCGACTCTGATCTCTACGACTCAGGTACAAGCCATTGTGAGCTCTGTGGAAAGCAAGTTACTAGAGCTTGGTGAAGTCATTGTGTCAGCCTCATTAACTTCATTAAAAGACGTTGTCGCATGGATGATTTATTTGGTCTTAGTGCCGCTGCTTGCTTTTTTCATGTTGAAAGACAAGTCAGAGCTTACATATGGAATTTCAAAAATTATACCCAAAGACAGAAAACTCATTTCACAAGTGTGGTACGAGATGGACCAACAAATCATGAATTATATTCGTGGTAAAGTTTTTGAGATTGTCATCGTTGGTGTAGTGAGCTTTGTGACCTTTTCCATTTTGGATTTACGTTATGCCGCACTACTAGGTACGTTGGTTGGGCTCTCTGTACTTATCCCATTTATTGGTGCTGCACTCGTTACCTTACCCGTTGCCGCAGTTGCTTTGTTTCAATTTGGTCTTGCACCAGAATTTTGGACTATCCTCATTGCGTACGGCGTTATTCAAGCATTAGATGGTAATGTTTTAGTGCCATTATTGTTTTCTGAAGCTGTGGATCTCAACCCTGTTTATATCATTGTTGCAGTGTTGTTTTTTGGTGGTTTATGGGGTTTTTGGGGTGTGTTCTTTGCGATTCCACTTGCATCTCTCGTCAAGGCGCTGATCAATGCATGGTCGAGTAAAAGTGAAGAATTATTGGCCAAATAG
- a CDS encoding LacI family DNA-binding transcriptional regulator, with amino-acid sequence MKVTINDVAKLAGVSMKTVSRVINKEPSVRKKTYDQVMQAVKELNYQPNIAARNLAGTSSFAIGLVYDNPNAYYVIDMQNGVLSRCRDEGYELVIHPCESNSENMAEEFVTMIKRSRLAGLVLTPPLSEQQAIIDMLDELGIHYVRLLSGRAQEAKNSANNCIFVDDYAAAYEITEHLIQLGHKKIAFVLGDEEHKSTTERLAGYRDALKAHDIKQDDTLLYHGTYSFESGVKGAKALLADGNPNQITAILGGNDEVAAGALFAARLMNIEIPGQLSISGFEDSPFSRQTWPKLTTAHQANNIISEHAARLLFSKTRGHRKNDKEVSHVFTPSMVVRESTGRITQ; translated from the coding sequence ATGAAAGTCACTATTAATGATGTTGCCAAGCTAGCTGGCGTATCTATGAAAACCGTATCGCGGGTAATCAATAAAGAACCTTCGGTTAGAAAAAAAACCTACGATCAAGTAATGCAGGCTGTAAAAGAGCTTAATTATCAACCTAATATTGCTGCGAGAAACTTAGCTGGTACTTCTTCATTTGCAATTGGCTTGGTCTACGACAATCCCAATGCGTATTATGTCATTGATATGCAAAACGGGGTGTTATCTCGCTGTAGAGATGAAGGGTATGAGCTCGTCATCCACCCCTGTGAATCCAATTCGGAAAATATGGCCGAAGAATTCGTCACTATGATCAAACGCTCACGTCTTGCAGGTTTGGTCTTGACTCCTCCTCTATCCGAGCAACAAGCCATTATTGATATGCTAGATGAGCTGGGCATACATTACGTGCGTCTACTTTCTGGTCGAGCGCAAGAAGCGAAAAATAGCGCAAATAACTGTATCTTTGTTGACGACTACGCTGCAGCCTATGAAATTACTGAGCATTTAATCCAACTTGGACATAAAAAAATTGCTTTTGTACTTGGGGATGAAGAGCACAAATCAACGACGGAACGGTTAGCCGGATATCGCGATGCCCTGAAAGCACACGATATAAAACAAGACGATACGCTGCTCTATCACGGTACGTACTCATTTGAATCTGGGGTAAAAGGCGCTAAAGCGCTGCTGGCCGATGGTAATCCAAACCAAATCACTGCGATTTTAGGTGGTAACGATGAGGTAGCCGCTGGAGCTTTATTTGCTGCGCGGCTGATGAATATAGAGATCCCGGGTCAATTGTCTATCAGTGGCTTTGAGGACTCTCCATTCTCCCGCCAAACTTGGCCAAAGCTTACGACTGCACATCAGGCTAACAACATTATTTCTGAGCATGCTGCGCGTTTATTGTTTTCTAAAACACGTGGACATCGAAAAAATGATAAAGAAGTCTCACATGTGTTCACACCGAGTATGGTAGTTCGTGAAAGCACGGGTAGGATCACACAATAG
- the pgi gene encoding glucose-6-phosphate isomerase, giving the protein MGGRVDLDSWQKLNGSAQRVKQQHLKTMFANDAQRFEKFSRQIPGVLFDFSKQRIDDQTFSEMMQLAKESDIALWREKMFSGEKINITEDRAVLHTALRNRVNTPIYVDGVNVTEQVNAELEKLQAFSNRVRSGEWQGYTGKAVKDVVAIGVGGSNLGPQMVTDALAAYADDTLNVHYVSNVDGVQIASVLKGLDAETTLFVVSSKTFTTSETMTNAKTAVEWFLNAANDRAAIAKHFVAVSTNLEKTRAFGISDDNVFTMWDWVGGRFSLWSAIGLPIALYLGFDKFVEVLEGAFEIDEHFKTANNEDNIPLLMALLSVWNTSFLGYQAQAILPYDQALHMLPAYLQQGEMESNGKHVTFAGEQVNYTTVPIIWGMTGINGQHAFYQCLHQGNVIVPADFIASIEPQNKVGQHHDILLSNFFAQTEAMMAGVDAQQVREDLTAKGKSDAEIDKLIPHKIHQGNRPTSSFILDKVDAKAVGRLIALYEHKIFCQGIILDVCSFDQWGVELGKGLASNIEAELTQEGVTNPHDSSTAGLIAYYKQKRTN; this is encoded by the coding sequence ATGGGTGGTCGTGTAGATTTGGATAGTTGGCAAAAGCTCAATGGTTCTGCGCAGCGAGTAAAGCAACAGCATTTAAAAACGATGTTTGCAAACGATGCACAAAGGTTTGAAAAGTTCTCTCGTCAAATCCCAGGTGTATTGTTCGACTTTTCCAAGCAACGCATTGACGACCAAACATTCTCTGAGATGATGCAGCTCGCAAAAGAGAGCGATATTGCGCTTTGGCGAGAAAAGATGTTCTCAGGTGAAAAAATAAATATCACTGAGGACCGAGCGGTTTTACATACGGCGCTGCGTAACCGTGTTAATACACCTATTTATGTGGATGGTGTAAATGTTACTGAACAAGTCAATGCGGAATTAGAAAAACTACAAGCATTTAGTAACCGAGTTCGTTCAGGCGAATGGCAAGGGTATACAGGCAAAGCCGTAAAAGATGTGGTTGCGATTGGCGTTGGTGGTTCTAACTTAGGCCCGCAAATGGTAACTGATGCGCTTGCTGCGTATGCAGATGACACGCTAAACGTGCATTATGTTTCGAATGTTGACGGTGTACAGATTGCTTCAGTATTAAAAGGTTTGGACGCAGAAACAACCCTGTTTGTTGTGTCATCAAAAACGTTCACAACCTCTGAAACCATGACTAATGCAAAGACTGCCGTTGAGTGGTTTTTGAATGCTGCAAATGATAGAGCAGCAATCGCCAAGCATTTTGTCGCGGTGAGCACCAACCTTGAGAAGACCAGAGCGTTTGGTATTAGCGATGACAACGTGTTCACGATGTGGGACTGGGTTGGCGGTCGTTTCTCGCTTTGGAGCGCAATCGGATTACCAATCGCACTTTATTTAGGCTTCGATAAGTTTGTCGAAGTGCTTGAAGGTGCGTTTGAAATTGACGAGCATTTTAAAACGGCAAACAACGAAGACAATATTCCATTGTTGATGGCGTTGCTTAGTGTATGGAATACCAGCTTCTTGGGGTATCAAGCACAAGCGATTTTGCCTTATGATCAGGCGCTTCATATGCTGCCTGCGTATTTACAACAAGGTGAAATGGAAAGTAATGGTAAGCATGTTACTTTTGCAGGAGAGCAGGTAAACTATACGACTGTGCCAATTATTTGGGGCATGACAGGGATAAATGGCCAGCACGCTTTTTACCAGTGTTTACACCAAGGTAATGTGATTGTACCGGCTGATTTTATCGCTTCGATTGAACCGCAAAACAAAGTAGGCCAGCATCACGATATTTTACTGTCTAACTTCTTCGCGCAAACGGAAGCAATGATGGCAGGTGTAGATGCACAGCAGGTTCGTGAAGATTTAACGGCTAAAGGTAAGTCGGATGCGGAAATCGACAAGTTGATCCCGCATAAAATACACCAAGGTAACCGTCCAACTTCTTCATTTATCTTAGATAAGGTAGATGCAAAAGCTGTGGGTCGACTAATTGCCTTGTATGAACACAAAATTTTCTGCCAAGGCATTATTTTGGATGTGTGTTCATTTGACCAGTGGGGTGTTGAGCTTGGTAAAGGGCTTGCTTCAAATATTGAAGCCGAGCTAACACAAGAAGGCGTTACTAACCCTCATGATAGCTCAACGGCGGGTCTAATCGCTTATTACAAGCAAAAGAGAACAAATTAA
- the zwf gene encoding glucose-6-phosphate dehydrogenase — MLNPFDIVIFGGGGDLALRKLLPALYRAYQEGNLPEGTRILPTVREQNKQQEFIETAHIALQTHLGKGEYNKKDWSAFEQFLVPVVVNVTEEDEHWDTLKNILADGEDKSRVFYLSLPPAVYGRCCELLSIKGLITEQSRVVVEKPIGYCGKSAEEINAKIGEFFSEEQVFRIDHYLGKETVQNLMALRFSNALFENLWDAKAIDNIQISISETVGLESRAGFYDKAGALRDMVQNHLLQLLCLVAMESPHKLNANSIRTEKLKVLEALRPLIDADVDNNVVRGQYVPGDLEGKLVPGYLEELGEGSSKTETFVAIRAHIDNWRWSGVPFYLRTGKRMKKRCAEIVVEYKPVSHNVYGDAAGPIQPNRLVIRLQPEESIQLTLMSKRLDNLEMQLEPVTLNISLSEKYNNGYHSDAYKRLMLDAAANNPALFIHRDEVRQAWQWIDPIIERWQSKGAPSLYRAGSWGPEDADELLEENKHVWFNAGEQA, encoded by the coding sequence ATGCTTAATCCTTTTGACATCGTAATTTTTGGTGGGGGAGGCGATTTAGCTCTTCGCAAACTCCTACCTGCTTTGTATCGTGCATATCAAGAAGGTAATCTACCTGAAGGCACTCGCATCTTACCGACCGTTCGTGAACAAAACAAACAACAAGAATTTATCGAAACGGCACATATCGCATTACAAACTCACCTTGGCAAAGGCGAATACAACAAGAAAGATTGGTCCGCATTTGAACAGTTTTTAGTGCCTGTGGTAGTCAATGTTACTGAAGAAGACGAACACTGGGATACGCTAAAGAATATTTTGGCAGATGGGGAAGATAAGTCTCGTGTATTCTATTTGTCACTTCCACCTGCGGTTTATGGCCGTTGTTGTGAGTTACTATCAATCAAAGGGCTAATCACTGAGCAATCACGTGTAGTTGTTGAAAAGCCTATTGGTTATTGTGGTAAATCTGCAGAAGAAATCAATGCCAAAATAGGTGAGTTCTTCTCGGAAGAGCAAGTATTCCGTATCGATCATTACCTAGGTAAAGAAACGGTTCAAAACCTGATGGCGCTAAGATTCTCAAACGCACTTTTTGAGAATTTATGGGATGCTAAAGCCATAGATAATATTCAGATCAGTATCTCTGAAACGGTAGGTCTTGAAAGCCGAGCTGGTTTTTACGACAAAGCGGGTGCACTTCGTGATATGGTGCAAAATCACTTATTGCAACTACTTTGCTTGGTTGCGATGGAGTCACCACATAAACTTAATGCGAATAGCATCCGCACTGAAAAGCTTAAAGTATTAGAAGCGCTTAGACCGCTAATAGACGCTGATGTAGATAATAATGTTGTGCGTGGTCAATATGTGCCAGGCGACCTTGAAGGTAAGCTGGTACCTGGTTACTTAGAAGAGCTGGGCGAAGGGTCGAGTAAAACAGAAACATTTGTTGCTATTCGTGCTCACATTGATAACTGGCGTTGGTCTGGCGTGCCTTTCTATTTAAGAACAGGGAAGCGTATGAAAAAGCGTTGTGCTGAAATTGTGGTTGAGTACAAGCCTGTTTCTCACAATGTTTATGGTGATGCGGCGGGTCCAATTCAGCCAAACCGTCTGGTAATAAGATTACAACCTGAAGAAAGTATTCAGTTAACGCTAATGTCTAAGCGTCTAGATAACCTTGAAATGCAACTAGAGCCGGTGACGCTAAATATCTCATTGAGTGAAAAGTATAACAATGGCTATCATTCAGATGCATATAAGCGCTTAATGCTTGACGCAGCTGCAAATAATCCTGCTTTATTTATTCACCGTGACGAAGTGCGCCAAGCATGGCAATGGATTGATCCAATCATTGAGCGTTGGCAGAGCAAAGGGGCTCCGTCACTTTATCGTGCTGGTTCTTGGGGCCCTGAAGATGCCGATGAACTGTTAGAAGAAAACAAACATGTTTGGTTCAACGCGGGAGAGCAAGCGTAA
- the pgl gene encoding 6-phosphogluconolactonase: MAQLTERNFSSKDEMTAALAELLQAGLSQGIEQDGEAVLLVSGGSSPAPAYRYLSGVELGWDKITVAMVDERWVEPEHEKSNEAFIKSTLLQDKAANARFVTMKNAAVSAEEGADLCESAYAALKKPFDVTILGMGPDGHTASLFPNAKGLEHALTTTNTVCAINAHQSEVTGEITERMSLSLAGIANAKTVVLLISGDEKKAVYEAAKQSGSEYEVPLRAVLNHPDINLTVFWCP, encoded by the coding sequence ATGGCACAGTTAACAGAAAGAAATTTCAGCTCCAAAGACGAGATGACAGCAGCGCTTGCAGAGCTACTTCAAGCTGGGCTCAGTCAAGGTATTGAGCAGGACGGTGAAGCTGTGCTGTTAGTATCTGGTGGTTCATCACCGGCTCCAGCGTATCGTTACCTTTCTGGTGTTGAACTAGGCTGGGACAAAATTACGGTTGCTATGGTTGATGAACGCTGGGTCGAACCGGAACACGAAAAGTCTAACGAAGCATTTATCAAGTCGACATTACTGCAAGACAAAGCGGCAAATGCTCGATTTGTGACGATGAAGAATGCGGCAGTGTCAGCAGAAGAGGGCGCTGATTTATGTGAGTCTGCTTATGCAGCGTTGAAAAAACCGTTCGATGTTACTATTTTGGGAATGGGACCTGATGGTCATACCGCCAGTTTATTTCCAAATGCAAAGGGCCTAGAGCACGCGTTAACGACCACAAACACTGTGTGCGCAATTAATGCTCATCAAAGCGAAGTGACAGGTGAGATCACAGAACGTATGAGTCTGTCCCTCGCGGGGATTGCTAATGCTAAGACGGTAGTGTTATTGATCTCTGGTGATGAAAAAAAAGCGGTGTATGAAGCGGCAAAACAATCCGGCTCAGAGTATGAAGTACCACTGCGCGCTGTATTAAATCACCCTGATATTAATTTGACCGTATTTTGGTGCCCGTAA